The following coding sequences lie in one Conexivisphaerales archaeon genomic window:
- the thpR gene encoding RNA 2',3'-cyclic phosphodiesterase, whose translation MRLFVALQLKDENVRRMMAEYEKEIQRTGADVKLVNPELLHITLKFIGEVSDSMAETIAASLKKVEAKAFTIEFDRVGAFPSLGRINVVWAGSSGEVAELETLGRRVNEVTKGIGEEQRSFVPHITLARVKSGRNAEALRRLLASTKMNFGRATFDEFQLKKSVLTPSGPIYSDVEVYRLVV comes from the coding sequence TCGTCGCGCTGCAGCTGAAGGACGAGAATGTCAGGAGGATGATGGCTGAGTATGAAAAGGAGATTCAGAGGACAGGGGCTGATGTGAAGCTTGTCAACCCGGAGCTGCTGCATATAACGTTGAAGTTCATAGGGGAAGTTAGTGATTCTATGGCTGAAACGATTGCGGCTTCGTTGAAGAAGGTTGAAGCAAAGGCTTTCACAATCGAATTTGATAGAGTCGGTGCATTCCCATCGCTTGGAAGGATAAACGTCGTCTGGGCAGGCTCTTCAGGAGAAGTGGCCGAGCTTGAAACACTTGGTAGAAGAGTTAACGAAGTAACGAAGGGGATAGGAGAAGAACAGAGGTCGTTCGTACCCCACATAACCCTGGCCAGAGTGAAGAGCGGAAGGAATGCCGAAGCACTCAGAAGGCTTCTGGCATCCACAAAGATGAACTTTGGCAGAGCAACTTTTGATGAATTCCAGCTCAAGAAGAGCGTATTGACCCCGTCAGGACCAATATATTCGGATGTCGAAGTCTACAGACTGGTGGTGTGA